From Woronichinia naegeliana WA131, the proteins below share one genomic window:
- a CDS encoding SDR family oxidoreductase, with translation MGASSGIDLAIAEKMLAVGAKVVLSHASQEQLDAAVALISGEIEAKTVNVLQEDCVNAFFEEIGNFDHLVVTALGDRNMPRSLLTEMTLETAQGGMEKFWGTFLAVRGALKTLAKDGSITLTSSVSMFKHSKMGGISVIAAANSAVAVFGRALALELAPIRVNVVAPGLIEDTSIWTSQGESERSDLSKWAIAALPVEHLGQPEEIALAVLSLLTNPYMTGVILPVEGGVTLI, from the coding sequence ATGGGTGCAAGCTCAGGGATTGACCTAGCGATCGCCGAAAAGATGTTGGCAGTGGGGGCAAAAGTGGTGCTTTCCCACGCTTCTCAAGAGCAATTAGATGCGGCCGTTGCCCTCATTTCAGGCGAGATTGAAGCCAAAACGGTTAATGTTTTACAAGAAGATTGTGTTAATGCTTTTTTTGAAGAAATTGGCAACTTTGACCATTTAGTGGTGACGGCTCTCGGTGACAGAAATATGCCGCGATCGCTATTAACCGAAATGACCCTAGAAACAGCCCAGGGAGGCATGGAGAAATTCTGGGGAACCTTTTTAGCGGTGCGTGGTGCGCTCAAAACTTTGGCAAAGGACGGTTCTATCACCCTGACATCCAGCGTCAGTATGTTTAAACATTCCAAAATGGGCGGAATTTCCGTCATCGCCGCCGCCAATAGTGCCGTAGCTGTATTTGGACGCGCTCTCGCCCTAGAACTCGCTCCTATTCGCGTTAATGTTGTTGCCCCTGGATTAATCGAGGACACCAGCATCTGGACTAGTCAAGGTGAGTCGGAACGCTCAGACCTTAGCAAATGGGCGATCGCTGCCTTGCCCGTCGAACATTTAGGACAACCCGAAGAAATCGCCCTGGCAGTATTGAGTTTGCTCACCAACCCCTATATGACAGGTGTAATTTTACCTGTGGAGGGTGGAGTTACCCTGATTTAA
- a CDS encoding GNAT family N-acetyltransferase → MKALEKLVTERLYLVPLKVELLKAAIIGIDELATTLGVKVAPDWADQEFIQVFPDIADILLKFPLQNEWGWGSLIIHQTENTLIGHVMIKIIPDATGFPTDAVELGYQVASLYRRQGYASEATKAMMDWTLSQPGMQTVTAGCDPNNIASKRVLEKIGMDLIEAREKILVWKLSRSKIL, encoded by the coding sequence ATGAAAGCACTGGAAAAACTTGTGACGGAACGATTATATTTAGTACCCTTAAAGGTTGAACTTCTGAAAGCGGCAATCATAGGTATTGATGAATTAGCAACAACTTTGGGTGTAAAAGTTGCTCCTGACTGGGCTGATCAAGAGTTTATTCAAGTTTTTCCTGATATTGCAGATATTTTGTTGAAATTCCCTTTACAAAATGAGTGGGGATGGGGGAGTTTAATTATTCATCAAACAGAAAATACCCTTATTGGTCATGTGATGATCAAAATTATTCCTGATGCCACAGGTTTCCCAACCGATGCTGTAGAACTTGGTTATCAAGTAGCGTCGTTATATCGCCGACAAGGGTACGCATCTGAGGCGACAAAAGCCATGATGGATTGGACGCTTTCTCAACCTGGTATGCAAACAGTGACTGCTGGATGCGATCCCAATAATATAGCTTCAAAGCGAGTTTTAGAAAAAATAGGAATGGATTTGATAGAAGCACGGGAGAAAATCTTGGTGTGGAAATTGAGCAGATCAAAAATTTTATAA
- a CDS encoding class I SAM-dependent methyltransferase: protein MDKNEWISRFDGLILEPSIREFYGQKEFFNVGYWLPHTSNQQEASSNLMEKLLEFIPEKQGTILDVGCGLGATTHYLLKYYPLEAIVGINISPTQIARSLLNFPDGKFLLMDAVEMNFEDNSFEQIICVEAALYFNTRQKFLQEAWRVLKPGGKLILSDMSFATTELLGDWTVPQANTVKEIADYQNLYQQAGFKEVEFVEVTEECWFRHFRHLKSWLTEELQSEKLDEETYNLNITALDGLLSSSVITYWLVSAQKPVNIL, encoded by the coding sequence ATGGATAAAAATGAATGGATTAGTCGGTTCGATGGTTTAATTCTGGAGCCTTCGATTCGAGAGTTTTACGGCCAAAAAGAGTTTTTTAATGTCGGTTATTGGCTTCCCCATACCTCAAATCAACAGGAAGCTTCTTCTAATCTGATGGAGAAACTTTTAGAATTTATTCCCGAAAAGCAAGGAACAATTCTTGATGTTGGCTGTGGTTTAGGCGCAACTACTCATTATCTGCTCAAATATTATCCATTGGAAGCTATTGTGGGGATTAACATTTCTCCCACACAAATTGCAAGAAGTCTCTTAAATTTTCCTGATGGTAAGTTTCTGTTAATGGATGCGGTAGAGATGAATTTTGAAGATAATTCTTTTGAGCAAATTATTTGTGTCGAGGCGGCTCTTTATTTTAATACCAGGCAAAAATTCTTACAAGAAGCGTGGCGAGTATTAAAACCAGGGGGAAAGTTAATTCTCTCAGATATGAGTTTTGCCACCACAGAACTTTTGGGAGATTGGACAGTTCCCCAGGCGAACACAGTCAAAGAGATTGCAGACTATCAAAATCTTTATCAACAGGCAGGATTTAAAGAGGTTGAATTTGTGGAGGTGACGGAGGAGTGTTGGTTCAGACATTTTCGCCATCTCAAGTCCTGGTTGACAGAGGAATTGCAATCAGAAAAATTAGACGAAGAAACCTATAATCTCAATATTACTGCTCTGGATGGTTTGCTAAGTTCCTCGGTAATAACTTATTGGTTAGTTTCTGCCCAAAAACCAGTCAATATACTGTAA
- a CDS encoding MvdC family ATP-grasp ribosomal peptide maturase, producing the protein MKESPNIVLLLTHSGDFFTIDCVAEAIEKKGAIPFRLDTDKFPLEVQLTAQFEGKKSFHQLTYNNQSIDSEQVKSVWTRRIWQPELTADLDPQFREACLRESQATLAGFWDSLRSARWLDHLAKIETAKNKLLQLRLASEIGLIIPPTLVTNNPDAARDFFSQVQGKMVSKLLTAIAHSMESPEFFLYTSRVKEEDLKELESLRYCPMVFQAEIPKQLELRIVMVNGQSFVGALDSSQYNKAGVDWRRPGIDPGAWQHHTLPDLLVKQLQVFMVNLGLNFGAFDLILTPSGEYVFLEVNPVGEWGMLERDLDLPISTAIADFLVC; encoded by the coding sequence ATGAAAGAATCCCCTAACATTGTTTTATTATTGACCCATAGCGGTGATTTTTTTACCATTGACTGCGTAGCTGAAGCTATAGAAAAAAAAGGAGCCATCCCTTTTCGCTTAGATACCGATAAATTTCCCTTAGAGGTGCAACTAACAGCCCAATTTGAGGGTAAAAAAAGCTTTCACCAATTAACTTATAATAATCAATCTATTGATAGTGAACAGGTTAAATCCGTTTGGACAAGACGTATTTGGCAACCTGAATTAACGGCGGATTTAGATCCTCAGTTTCGGGAGGCTTGTTTGCGAGAATCCCAGGCGACTTTAGCAGGTTTTTGGGATAGTTTAAGATCAGCCCGTTGGCTAGACCATTTAGCCAAAATTGAGACCGCTAAAAATAAGTTATTACAGCTACGTTTAGCTTCAGAAATTGGCTTAATTATTCCCCCTACCTTAGTGACCAATAATCCTGATGCTGCAAGGGATTTTTTTTCCCAGGTTCAAGGGAAAATGGTGAGTAAATTGTTAACCGCGATCGCCCACAGTATGGAATCGCCCGAATTTTTCCTTTATACCAGTAGGGTGAAAGAAGAAGACCTCAAAGAACTGGAATCTTTACGTTATTGTCCAATGGTTTTTCAAGCCGAAATTCCTAAACAATTAGAATTAAGGATTGTAATGGTTAATGGGCAGTCGTTCGTAGGGGCTTTAGACTCTTCTCAGTATAATAAGGCGGGCGTAGATTGGCGCAGACCTGGCATTGATCCAGGGGCTTGGCAACATCACACTTTACCAGATTTATTAGTTAAGCAACTTCAGGTTTTTATGGTCAATTTAGGGTTGAATTTTGGCGCATTTGATTTGATTTTAACGCCATCAGGAGAATACGTGTTTTTAGAAGTTAATCCCGTTGGTGAGTGGGGAATGTTAGAACGTGATTTAGATTTGCCGATTTCCACGGCGATCGCTGATTTTTTAGTCTGCTAA
- a CDS encoding ATP-binding cassette domain-containing protein — MQTPVVSEQSSNNPFSLFGQFWKNLKIVAQPYWYPTELNGRAFGDVIISWGMSALIILTVLATVGVEAFSSYWNRYVLDIIIQDRDLSKYLNTLWLSSLLIVVVTGLFAFSQFIRRKVALDWYKWLSTQTVKKYLNDRAYYNINFTSDLKNPDQRLSQEIEPITTMTLRFLITLVEKGLQMITFSIILWTISQQIAVYLVIYTIAGNLVAIYLTQELNKINQSELNYKADYSYALTHVRNHAESIAFFQGEEQEAKMIERRFERVIQSSEKLINWERFNNLFNRGYQSAIGIFSMFILTPMFIQNEIDYGEISQASLCCFLFSNALGQLITEWGTSGKVSNYIERLAAFADALKVAGEEPKNLSRITTLEDNRLAFENFTLQTPDYQKVIVENLSVSVPLGESLLIIGPSGRGKSSLLRAIAGLWKAGSGRLVRPPLSDMLFLPQRPYIILGTLREQLLYPHADVQISDQELEIILKKVNLQHLLTEKNSFDREVNWEQVLSLGEQQRLAFARLLITRPTFTILDEATSALDLPNEASLYQQLQETETTFISVGHRESLFNYHQWVLELTENSHWQLSTVADYQQKKVNTVEVRSTNLGNSQEVKIEETLSDFKTEDQSEIQAMPEITEGLSHKQMQALTDYSLGSVRNRASLGKTITAKDGFNYRYDKDPKILQWVRI; from the coding sequence ATGCAAACCCCCGTTGTATCTGAGCAGTCCTCCAATAATCCCTTTTCACTGTTTGGTCAATTTTGGAAAAATCTTAAAATTGTAGCTCAACCCTATTGGTATCCAACCGAGTTAAATGGACGAGCCTTTGGAGATGTGATCATTTCCTGGGGAATGTCAGCATTGATAATTCTAACCGTTTTGGCGACAGTGGGGGTGGAGGCTTTTAGTAGCTATTGGAATCGTTATGTCCTCGATATTATTATCCAAGATAGAGACCTTTCTAAATATCTAAATACCCTGTGGCTATCCAGTTTATTGATTGTGGTTGTAACAGGGTTATTTGCTTTTTCTCAGTTTATTCGTCGCAAAGTCGCTTTAGATTGGTATAAATGGCTCAGTACACAAACCGTTAAGAAATATCTCAATGACCGTGCTTATTATAACATTAATTTCACCTCAGATTTAAAAAATCCTGATCAAAGATTATCTCAAGAAATTGAACCAATTACCACCATGACCTTAAGGTTTTTAATTACCTTGGTGGAAAAAGGGTTACAAATGATTACTTTTTCAATTATTCTTTGGACAATTTCTCAGCAAATTGCCGTGTATTTAGTAATCTACACGATCGCAGGAAATTTAGTGGCGATTTATCTAACCCAGGAATTAAACAAAATTAATCAATCCGAACTTAATTATAAGGCAGATTATAGTTATGCGTTAACCCATGTTCGTAACCATGCGGAATCCATTGCTTTTTTTCAGGGAGAAGAGCAGGAAGCAAAAATGATTGAACGTCGTTTTGAACGGGTTATCCAAAGCTCAGAAAAACTCATTAATTGGGAACGGTTTAATAATCTTTTTAATCGGGGTTATCAGTCAGCGATTGGTATATTTTCAATGTTTATTTTGACACCCATGTTTATTCAAAATGAAATTGATTATGGGGAGATTAGTCAAGCCAGTTTATGTTGTTTTCTTTTTTCCAATGCCCTGGGACAATTAATTACTGAATGGGGAACATCGGGTAAAGTCTCGAATTATATTGAACGGTTAGCCGCTTTTGCCGATGCTTTAAAAGTTGCAGGTGAAGAACCGAAAAACTTAAGTCGTATTACAACCCTAGAAGATAATCGTCTGGCTTTCGAGAATTTTACCCTACAAACTCCCGATTATCAAAAGGTGATTGTGGAGAATTTATCGGTTTCTGTCCCGTTGGGAGAAAGCCTATTAATTATCGGCCCCAGTGGCAGGGGAAAAAGTTCTTTGTTACGGGCGATCGCGGGTTTATGGAAGGCGGGCAGTGGTCGTTTAGTCCGTCCTCCTTTGTCCGATATGTTATTTTTACCCCAACGCCCTTATATTATTCTTGGCACTTTACGCGAGCAATTACTTTATCCCCATGCAGATGTTCAAATCAGCGATCAAGAATTAGAAATTATCCTAAAAAAAGTCAATCTTCAACATTTATTAACTGAAAAAAATAGCTTTGATCGAGAAGTTAATTGGGAACAGGTTTTATCTCTCGGAGAACAGCAAAGATTAGCCTTTGCCCGACTATTGATTACTCGCCCTACCTTTACTATCTTAGATGAAGCAACCAGTGCCTTAGATTTACCAAACGAAGCCAGCTTATATCAACAATTACAAGAAACTGAAACCACTTTTATTAGTGTGGGTCATCGAGAAAGTTTATTTAATTACCATCAATGGGTCTTAGAGTTAACCGAAAATTCCCATTGGCAACTATCAACCGTCGCAGATTATCAGCAAAAAAAAGTTAATACCGTAGAAGTCAGATCAACAAATTTAGGAAATTCCCAGGAGGTAAAAATAGAAGAGACTTTATCCGACTTTAAAACTGAGGATCAGTCAGAAATTCAAGCAATGCCTGAAATAACAGAGGGTTTATCCCATAAACAAATGCAAGCACTCACTGATTATTCTTTAGGTAGTGTTCGGAATCGAGCTAGTTTAGGCAAAACAATTACTGCTAAGGATGGTTTTAATTATCGTTACGATAAAGACCCAAAAATCTTACAATGGGTTAGGATATAG
- a CDS encoding DUF2235 domain-containing protein — MAEQRSVLRFNGIDDHIELSQGFFNIDNSITIAFWAKGENNLATETTLLEAFNQENNRVLHITLPWGDPVTPSIFWDAGNEEGFDRIEKKVKLKDYNHWTHWAFVKNAIAGRMLIYRNGLIWHRGNGHNRTLTGIEKITLGASVKLSHYWQGYLTELSIWNQARSQEEIQKDMYQYPLGDEIGLVTYLSLNGNVEDQTSYNNNGIPYGTSWQLDSLPPKSSFAPKSKTRTNSHAKSKTKRTTMINEIFDSIEEESPLETDELTEVITTDENAAEVINSDLPIESEAITINHQEVLILETPEMLTELDEVLEQDSQPENQESSVIENLEPIIIAEETAFSDQTNETIEEISETAIPETTTSESIPLADSIQKKRLIICCDGSWQESAGTYPSNVVKFAQSIKYIAEDQTPQIVFLSGYGTTEDNDFIKCLENETFGWGLDRMIQDAYRFLCINYNPETQDEIYLFGFSRGAYAVRCLASLMDKCGLLKRSKVGEIPQAYQLYRDHTVRSDSAKAQEFREANAQKIDTEKEYLQHRIPIKMLGCWDTVGTFGIPDLTPWFPLAKFYHQKYEFSDTKLSPIIQNAFHAVAIDEKRKNFPSTPLKTNPQNPEQVVKEVLFAGEHSCIGGGKKDYQGLSDYPLQWMINQAKKLGLEFDSTESESEEFQIKLDPTIKFDNSVKGLSALGGEEWRSFNTKVVTVHHSVVKRLKACSDYRPKNLEPFLQDLLDNDKPTE, encoded by the coding sequence ATGGCTGAACAACGATCCGTCTTAAGGTTCAATGGCATAGATGATCATATCGAGTTATCCCAAGGATTTTTCAATATTGATAATAGCATCACCATTGCATTTTGGGCAAAGGGAGAAAACAATTTAGCGACAGAAACGACTCTTTTAGAGGCTTTTAATCAGGAAAATAACCGCGTTTTACATATTACTCTTCCCTGGGGCGATCCAGTCACTCCTTCTATTTTTTGGGACGCAGGTAATGAAGAAGGTTTTGATCGGATTGAAAAAAAAGTTAAGCTCAAGGATTATAATCATTGGACTCATTGGGCCTTTGTCAAAAACGCGATCGCGGGTCGAATGTTGATCTATCGCAACGGTCTGATTTGGCATCGTGGCAACGGTCATAACCGTACCTTAACAGGCATTGAAAAAATAACCTTGGGAGCATCCGTTAAGCTCTCTCATTATTGGCAAGGTTATCTTACCGAACTGTCTATTTGGAATCAAGCGCGTAGTCAAGAAGAAATCCAAAAAGATATGTATCAATATCCTCTAGGAGATGAAATTGGCTTAGTCACTTATTTATCGCTCAATGGTAATGTGGAGGATCAAACCAGCTATAACAATAATGGTATTCCCTATGGGACAAGCTGGCAACTAGATAGTCTTCCTCCAAAATCATCCTTTGCCCCTAAATCCAAAACTCGAACCAACAGTCATGCTAAAAGTAAGACTAAAAGAACAACCATGATCAACGAAATTTTTGACTCCATTGAAGAAGAATCTCCTTTAGAAACTGATGAATTGACTGAAGTTATTACTACCGATGAAAATGCTGCCGAGGTGATAAATTCTGACTTACCGATTGAATCAGAGGCTATCACCATTAACCATCAAGAAGTATTAATTTTGGAAACACCAGAAATGCTCACTGAATTGGATGAAGTGCTTGAGCAGGATTCTCAACCCGAAAATCAAGAATCTTCTGTCATAGAAAATTTAGAACCAATTATCATTGCCGAAGAAACTGCTTTTTCTGATCAAACAAATGAAACTATTGAGGAGATTTCTGAAACTGCAATTCCTGAAACTACAACTTCTGAATCCATTCCCCTGGCTGACTCAATTCAGAAAAAACGGTTAATTATTTGTTGTGATGGTTCTTGGCAGGAATCTGCGGGGACTTATCCCAGTAATGTAGTTAAATTTGCCCAATCTATCAAGTATATTGCTGAAGATCAAACTCCCCAAATCGTCTTTTTATCAGGGTATGGCACAACTGAAGATAATGATTTTATTAAATGTTTAGAGAATGAAACTTTTGGTTGGGGTCTTGATCGCATGATTCAAGATGCCTATCGTTTTCTTTGCATTAACTATAATCCTGAAACCCAAGATGAAATCTATTTATTCGGTTTTAGTCGGGGAGCCTATGCCGTTCGTTGTTTAGCCAGTTTAATGGATAAATGTGGACTGTTAAAACGCTCCAAAGTTGGAGAGATACCCCAAGCTTATCAACTTTATAGAGACCATACCGTTCGTTCTGATAGTGCTAAAGCTCAGGAATTCCGTGAAGCTAATGCTCAAAAAATAGATACAGAAAAGGAATATCTTCAGCATCGTATTCCCATTAAAATGTTAGGTTGTTGGGATACGGTGGGAACTTTTGGCATTCCTGATTTAACCCCTTGGTTTCCCCTCGCTAAGTTTTATCATCAAAAATATGAATTTAGCGATACAAAATTAAGTCCCATTATTCAGAATGCCTTTCATGCTGTGGCCATTGATGAAAAACGCAAAAACTTTCCTTCAACTCCCCTAAAAACCAATCCTCAAAATCCTGAGCAAGTTGTCAAAGAAGTTTTATTTGCCGGTGAACATAGCTGTATCGGTGGCGGAAAAAAAGACTATCAAGGACTTTCCGATTACCCGTTACAATGGATGATTAATCAGGCTAAAAAATTGGGATTGGAATTTGACTCAACGGAATCTGAAAGTGAGGAATTCCAAATCAAACTAGACCCAACAATTAAGTTCGATAACAGTGTTAAGGGCTTGTCGGCTTTAGGGGGTGAAGAATGGCGATCTTTTAACACCAAAGTTGTCACTGTTCATCATAGTGTGGTCAAACGATTGAAGGCTTGTTCCGATTATCGCCCTAAAAATCTTGAACCTTTTCTTCAGGATTTACTCGACAATGATAAACCAACGGAGTAA
- a CDS encoding DUF6014 family protein has protein sequence MTLTLVNEKELLQEVVQDIEQNKIIVAAKKLRQQAADSREIPAPWLLKTAEALETDDWSILSEDFINLNFIGKNSYFLMIAPYRINRQGKQQVTLSAIYGKIHENSEPSIEQLESLSLEKFGILRQPVPRNLSFTEIASCGTVSGEKGEAFIVPHRWTFPHSVQGPALNNASEQKRRFTGSSHECIRKIFEPKTANLLLAPLEDQVNGERYRHLDTQVHEAGHANGAGFDFKLKNKLFQNYTYAGVEEWRSDSLGFEFASCTLPAEEAGKLVAVNFCIRFGLDAHRLGGLEKDVDVHATLISLEYLLQNDAIYLTKNGQLALRNISYSGLLKAVEMHRTKALSLTRRELNLHSPTGLFALYKVDIHPATQLIFQGLIVDRCRGIWSELQ, from the coding sequence ATGACTCTAACTTTGGTTAATGAAAAAGAATTATTACAAGAAGTCGTCCAAGATATTGAGCAAAATAAAATTATCGTCGCGGCCAAAAAACTGCGTCAACAGGCAGCCGATAGCCGTGAGATTCCTGCACCCTGGCTTCTGAAAACAGCAGAGGCTTTAGAAACCGATGATTGGAGCATTTTATCCGAAGATTTTATTAATCTGAATTTTATCGGCAAAAATAGTTATTTCCTAATGATTGCTCCCTATCGAATCAATCGTCAGGGAAAACAACAAGTCACTTTGAGTGCGATTTACGGAAAAATTCATGAAAATAGTGAACCTTCCATTGAACAATTAGAAAGTTTGAGTCTTGAAAAATTTGGCATTCTCAGACAACCTGTTCCTAGAAATTTGTCCTTTACTGAAATTGCTAGTTGTGGCACGGTTAGCGGTGAAAAGGGAGAGGCTTTTATCGTTCCCCATAGATGGACTTTTCCCCACAGTGTTCAGGGGCCAGCTTTAAATAATGCCAGTGAGCAAAAACGGCGGTTTACGGGTTCTAGTCACGAATGTATCCGCAAAATTTTTGAACCAAAAACGGCTAATTTACTATTAGCCCCCCTAGAGGATCAAGTTAATGGTGAACGCTATCGCCATCTTGATACGCAAGTCCACGAGGCGGGTCATGCTAACGGGGCAGGGTTTGACTTCAAACTCAAAAATAAACTGTTTCAAAACTATACCTATGCGGGAGTCGAGGAGTGGCGATCCGATAGTTTGGGCTTTGAATTTGCTTCCTGTACTTTACCTGCCGAAGAAGCGGGAAAATTGGTCGCTGTTAATTTTTGCATTCGCTTTGGTTTAGATGCTCACCGTTTAGGAGGTTTAGAAAAAGATGTGGATGTCCACGCTACTTTGATTAGTTTGGAATATCTCTTGCAAAATGATGCTATTTATCTCACTAAAAACGGTCAATTAGCTCTGCGGAATATCAGTTATTCAGGACTACTGAAAGCGGTGGAAATGCACCGAACCAAGGCTTTATCCCTAACTCGAAGGGAGTTAAATCTACATAGTCCTACAGGTCTTTTTGCTCTGTATAAAGTGGATATTCACCCCGCAACCCAATTGATTTTTCAAGGACTAATTGTGGATCGCTGTCGCGGAATTTGGTCAGAGTTACAATAG
- a CDS encoding MvdD family ATP-grasp ribosomal peptide maturase, producing MTVLIVTFSHDNESIPLVIKALETMGKKAFRLDTDRFPTEVKIDLYSDDQKAGIITDGEQQLELSEVSSVWYRRMRQGQKLPNDMDSQFREASLKECRLSLRGMIASLPGFHLDPITNVDRTNHKQLQLQVARQLGLLIPGTLTSNNPEAVKQFAQEFKATGIVTKMLSQFAIYDENKQEMVVFTSPVTDEDLDNLEGLQFCPMTFQENIPKALELRITIVGKQLFTAAINSQQLEGATYDWRKEGRALHQQWQAYDLPQIIEKQLLELMTYFGLNYGAIDMIVTPDERYIFLEINPVGEFFWLELYPPHFPISQAIAEILVNS from the coding sequence ATGACCGTTTTAATTGTTACTTTTAGTCACGACAATGAAAGTATTCCCCTAGTAATCAAAGCCCTAGAAACGATGGGCAAAAAAGCCTTTCGTTTGGACACCGATCGCTTCCCCACAGAAGTCAAAATTGATCTCTACTCAGACGATCAAAAAGCAGGAATTATTACCGATGGCGAACAACAATTAGAGCTATCCGAAGTTTCTTCTGTCTGGTATCGGCGCATGAGACAGGGGCAGAAATTACCCAATGATATGGATAGTCAATTTCGAGAAGCTTCTCTCAAGGAATGTCGGTTAAGTCTTCGAGGCATGATTGCGAGTTTACCTGGCTTTCATCTTGACCCTATTACCAATGTAGATCGCACTAATCATAAACAATTACAACTACAAGTAGCGCGACAATTAGGTTTATTAATTCCTGGGACTTTAACCTCTAATAATCCTGAAGCTGTCAAGCAATTTGCTCAGGAATTTAAAGCAACGGGAATTGTGACTAAAATGCTTTCTCAATTTGCGATTTATGATGAAAATAAACAAGAAATGGTTGTTTTTACCAGTCCTGTCACCGACGAAGACCTAGATAATTTAGAAGGCTTACAATTCTGCCCCATGACTTTTCAGGAAAATATTCCTAAAGCTTTGGAATTAAGAATAACCATCGTGGGCAAACAGCTATTTACGGCGGCTATCAATTCCCAGCAGTTAGAAGGAGCCACCTACGATTGGCGCAAAGAAGGCAGGGCTCTCCATCAACAATGGCAAGCTTACGATTTACCTCAAATTATTGAAAAGCAATTACTTGAACTCATGACATATTTTGGTCTCAATTATGGCGCGATTGATATGATTGTTACACCAGATGAACGCTATATCTTTTTAGAAATTAATCCCGTTGGCGAATTTTTCTGGCTAGAACTTTACCCACCTCATTTTCCCATTTCTCAGGCGATCGCTGAAATACTAGTCAACTCATAA
- a CDS encoding microviridin/marinostatin family tricyclic proteinase inhibitor: protein MAYPNTQQTKAIPFFARFLSVDQEEAPTPESPDSQPAPVWTWKWPSDWEDS, encoded by the coding sequence ATGGCTTATCCCAACACCCAACAAACTAAAGCAATCCCCTTCTTTGCTCGTTTTTTATCCGTCGATCAAGAAGAAGCTCCGACACCTGAATCCCCTGATTCTCAACCCGCTCCTGTTTGGACTTGGAAGTGGCCCTCTGACTGGGAAGACAGTTAA
- a CDS encoding microviridin/marinostatin family tricyclic proteinase inhibitor, protein MTKDQQGKLLPFFARFLSVSEEESAPDSPSFANTKKWPSDWEESF, encoded by the coding sequence ATGACCAAAGATCAACAAGGTAAATTACTCCCCTTCTTTGCTCGTTTCTTATCCGTAAGCGAAGAAGAATCTGCCCCTGATTCTCCTTCCTTCGCAAACACAAAAAAATGGCCTTCTGACTGGGAAGAATCCTTCTAA